From Homalodisca vitripennis isolate AUS2020 unplaced genomic scaffold, UT_GWSS_2.1 ScUCBcl_9547;HRSCAF=18072, whole genome shotgun sequence, a single genomic window includes:
- the LOC124374674 gene encoding uncharacterized protein LOC124374674, with product MFSRTLVTGWLVMWIGTLPWMNLEVRRDPPKCLWKLQSSLMQQEGSSTNNLYFMFLGIFPNLFQPGAKRIDVTISQDSILCSWKEISRRNESQHNCQSIPHEESQILQAM from the exons atgttttccag AACTTTGGTCACTGGGTGGTTGGTTATGTGGATTGGAACATTGCCCTGGATGAATCTGGAGGTCCGACGGGACCCTCCAAAGTGCCTCTGGAAGCTTCAGTCATCATTAATGCAACAAGAGGGGAGTTCTACAAACAACCTATATTTTATGTTCTTGGgcatttttccaaatttattccAGCCTGGTGCTAAAAGAATTGATGTTACAATCAGTCAAGACTCGATTTTGTGCTCATGGAAAGAAATTTCAAGGAGAAATGAAAGTCAGCACAACTGCCAGTCCATTCCCCACGAGGAAAGCCAGATCCTCCAAGCAATGTAG